A region of Haliotis asinina isolate JCU_RB_2024 chromosome 9, JCU_Hal_asi_v2, whole genome shotgun sequence DNA encodes the following proteins:
- the LOC137296447 gene encoding uncharacterized protein isoform X4, with protein MLTTEAVQQRGRAEGSGTGRGKWNRVPACTYPKRIQVPGNREIKYKCLVGLMIMNRVTYHYQLKLTSLPSQAETKYTLVIHSEPREHPKCRVVLAVAAIAARRSVHVVWERPDSTSRITQYLVSLYQKKDLLSTAKKKYGTEEHEFENLSPGYYIVKVEPKMANNTSPCGKTVYKNIQLIYIDPPLKEEDSTLKILLAAISGAVLAVILLIVICWHGPGCFRSAHVSGSGQTLLVSAGDVQGRVKKLSCVLRQNLHVDVHYDQEQLQQITAGTGLAKWFEDKAKNSNILVVCSKLGKEISEKKQRENYYHQAVEQIGQNPSLSCRVYFVCFDKHHEHMEVFSNNNNLNEVRMKPSCFSHSSRNHVVYVLPDDFSNLGRKLKKGGMDKNYKLSESWKDFCKEMVNRQPSRINFTRNRATSSIVESDAISRMTNETLMRYPQAQSMGSMSDQLDDEIVEEETDEEPCQLASTSRILLDEKNWTNLLTLKEPDLDKSCVSLEVVSDKPCHGQSEFEFTHSPDLPSNYAPDSGFVSSPMHSVDPVHTEKKYRQDEFHPLQAQNGMGDGRQRILNVGYCNVNQPNLHPDQCGTGMGKCDCSLSGQGYNPYLHYGHQTFIDSGHYDCSGQYDDSGHYDDSGQYEDSMDHNYSARRVDPRGQMFPRHLFKGPVIFDEQGPPGRYVPPNQLLQLLPTELQSDWPGVHPDKHETPFIPSQTLYHYQDNNSLFQDQRPKRKQFVNNPQFQRQPDPHPWDEDLQEGVPLLNPSSDVCDTGLPQEVKERLSSGSEWDAPNIDFCPPDVFGGSDDRSLTFCMEQDESGQFVIVPQYHGMLPGNNQNCAPDSSEDSVLHVEVKSSSNPELKVDGDQSQVSDEGRNLHDQSLEEQRRQSR; from the exons ATGCTCACGACGGAGGCGGTGCAACAAAGGGGTAGGGCAGAAGG GTCTGGGACAGGTAGGGGAAAATGGAATCGAGTACCCGCATGTACTTACCCGAAGCGGATTCAAGTACCCGGTAAT CGGGAGATCAAGTACAAGTGCCTGGTTGGACTTATGATCATGAATCGAGTCACGTATCACTACCAACTGAAGCTTACTTCCCTTCCATCACAGGCAGAAACTAAATACACCCTTGTCATACACA GTGAACCGCGAGAACACCCTAAGTGTCGTGTGGTTCTGGCAGTGGCAGCTATTGCTGCACGACGGAGTGTGCACGTTGTGTGGGAGAGGCCTGACTCTACATCCAGGATTACTCAGTATTTGGTTTCACTGTACCAGAAGAAGGATCTTCTCAGCACAGCCAAG AAAAAATATGGAACTGAAGAACATGAATTCGAGAACCTTAGTCCTGGTTATTACATTGTCAAG GTGGAACCGAAGATGGCTAATAACACGAGCCCTTGTGGAAAGACTGTTTACAAGAACATTCAGCTGATTTATATAG ATCCTCCCTTGAAGGAAGAAGACTCCACTCTGAAGATCCTTCTGGCAGCTATTAGTGGAGCAGTTCTGGCCGTCATCCTCTTGATCGTCATCTGCTGGCATGGCCCAGGATGCTTCAGATCAGCACATG TTTCAGGAAGCGGACAGACATTATTGGTGAGTGCTGGTGATGTCCAGGGAAGAGTGAAAAAGTTGTCATGTGTCCTCCGACAAAACCTACACGTCGACGTCCACTACGACCAGGAACAGTTACAGCAAATCACAGCTGGGACCGGACTGGCGAAATGGTTTGAAGACAAAGCAAAGAATTCAAACATCCTAGTTGTTTGTTCGAAGTTAGGAAAAGAAATATCGGAAAAGAAACAAAGGGAAAATTATTACCACCAGGCTGTGGAACAGATTGGACAAAATCCTTCACTATCCTGCCGCgtatattttgtatgttttgaCAAACATCACGAGCATATGGAGGTCTTctcaaataataataatcttaATGAAGTCAGGATGAAGCCAAGTTGCTTCTCCCACTCTTCAAGAAATCATGTAGTGTATGTTTTGCCTGACGACTTTTCAAATCTGGGACGCAAGCTGAAGAAAGGTGGAATGGATAAAAATTATAAGTTATCAGAATCTTGGAAAGATTTCTGTAAAGAAATGGTAAATCGTCAACCATCAAGAATAAACTTTACAAGGAATCGTGCAACATCTTCCATAGTAGAAAGTGATGCCATATCTCGCatgacaaatgaaacacttatgCGGTATCCACAGGCCCAGTCAATGGGTTCCATGTCTGATCAGCTTGATGACGAGATTGTAGAAGAAGAAACCGATGAAGAGCCATGTCAGCTTGCCTCAACAAGCAGAATTCTTCTTGATGAAAAGAATTGGACAAATCTCTTGACTCTGAAGGAACCAGATCTTgataagagttgtgtaagtttGGAAGTGGTTTCAGATAAACCTTGTCATGGTCAAAGTGAATTTGAATTCACACACTCACCAGATCTGCCAAGTAATTATGCACCAGACTCAGGGTTTGTTTCAAGTCCAATGCACTCAGTAGACCCAGTGcacactgaaaagaaatatagaCAAGATGAGTTTCATCCATTGCAAGCCCAAAATGGGATGGGAGATGGACGACAAAGGATACTTAATGTCGGTTATTGCAATGTTAATCAGCCAAACCTTCACCCGGACCAGTGTGGAACTGGAATGGGGAAATGTGATTGCAGTTTGTCAGGTCAAGGTTATAACCCTTACCTTCATTATGGCCATCAGACTTTCATTGACAGTGGACATTATGACTGTAGTGGGCAGTATGATGACAGTGGACATTATGACGATAGTGGACAGTACGAAGATTCCATGGATCACAACTATTCTGCAAGACGTGTTGATCCACGGGGTCAAATGTTTCCTCGTCACTTGTTTAAAGGACCAGTCATTTTTGATGAGCAGGGTCCTCCAGGGAGGTATGTTCCCCCCAACCAGCTTCTTCAGCTCCTTCCTACAGAGCTGCAATCAGACTGGCCAGGGGTCCATCCTGATAAACATGAGACGCCATTCATCCCCTCACAGACCTTATATCATTATCAAGATAATAATTCTTTGTTTCAAGATCAAAGACCAAAGAGAAAACAGTTCGTGAATAATCCACAATTTCAAAGACAGCCCGATCCTCATCCATGGGATGAAGACTTGCAGGAAGGCGTTCCATTGCTAAATCCTTCATCTGATGTCTGTGATACAGGGTTACCACAAGAGGTTAAGGAGAGACTAAGCTCAGGAAGTGAGTGGGATGCCCCCAACATTGATTTCTGTCCACCTGATGTTTTTGGTGGAAGTGATGATAGATCATTAACTTTTTGTATGGAGCAGGACGAATCAGGTCAGTTTGTCATCGTACCGCAGTACCATGGTATGTTACCAGGCAACAATCAAAACTGTGCACCTGACAGCAGTGAAGACTCTGTTCTGCATGTTGAAGTGAAGTCGTCCAGTAACCCTGAACTGAAAGTTGATGGTGACCAATCACAAGTTTCAGATGAAGGCAGGAACTTACATGATCAGTCACTCGAAGAACAGAGGAGGCAGAGCAGGTAG